One Streptomyces sp. RPA4-2 genomic window carries:
- a CDS encoding branched-chain amino acid aminotransferase, which produces MTTPTIELKPSSQPRSDAEREALLTSPGFGRHFTDHMVTIKWTEGRGWHDGQLVPYGPLSLDPANMTLHYAQEIFEGLKAYRQPDGSVATFRPDKNARRFQASARRLGMPELPVETFIEACDVLVQQDRAWVPRHGGEESLYLRPFMIATEVGLGVKPANEYLFLVIASPAGAYFPGGVKPVSIWLSEDRVRAVPGGMGDAKTGGNYAASLLAQAEAAAKGCDQVCYLDAVEHQWIEELGGMNLYFVYGGASGEKPVIVTPSLTGSILEGVTRDSLLTVARDLGYESREGRVSIDQWQRDAENGTLTEVFACGTAAVITPVGTVKRTGAEWKQSGGEPGEVTMKLREALLDIQRGISEDQHGWMHRLG; this is translated from the coding sequence ATGACGACGCCCACGATCGAGCTCAAGCCCTCTTCGCAGCCCCGCTCGGATGCGGAGCGCGAGGCGCTTCTCACCAGCCCCGGGTTCGGCCGCCACTTCACCGACCACATGGTGACGATCAAGTGGACCGAGGGCCGCGGCTGGCACGACGGTCAGCTCGTTCCGTACGGCCCGCTCTCCCTCGACCCGGCGAACATGACCCTGCACTACGCGCAGGAGATCTTCGAGGGCCTCAAGGCCTACCGCCAGCCCGACGGCTCCGTCGCCACCTTCCGCCCGGACAAGAACGCCCGCCGCTTCCAGGCCTCGGCCCGTCGCCTCGGCATGCCGGAGCTCCCCGTGGAGACGTTCATCGAGGCCTGCGACGTGCTGGTCCAGCAGGACAGGGCCTGGGTCCCGCGGCACGGCGGCGAGGAGTCCCTCTACCTCCGCCCGTTCATGATCGCGACCGAGGTCGGGCTCGGGGTGAAGCCCGCCAACGAGTACCTGTTCCTCGTCATCGCCTCCCCGGCCGGCGCCTACTTCCCGGGTGGGGTGAAGCCCGTGTCCATCTGGCTCTCCGAGGACCGCGTGCGCGCCGTCCCCGGCGGCATGGGCGACGCCAAGACCGGCGGCAACTACGCGGCCTCGCTGCTCGCGCAGGCCGAGGCCGCCGCCAAGGGCTGCGACCAGGTCTGCTACCTCGACGCGGTCGAGCACCAGTGGATCGAGGAGCTCGGCGGCATGAACCTGTACTTCGTGTACGGCGGCGCGTCCGGTGAGAAGCCGGTGATCGTCACCCCGTCGCTCACCGGTTCCATCCTGGAGGGCGTCACCCGCGACTCCCTGCTCACGGTGGCCCGCGACCTCGGCTACGAGTCCCGTGAGGGCCGCGTCTCCATCGACCAGTGGCAGCGCGACGCCGAGAACGGCACGCTGACCGAGGTCTTCGCCTGCGGCACCGCGGCGGTCATCACCCCCGTCGGCACGGTCAAGCGCACCGGCGCCGAGTGGAAGCAGTCCGGCGGCGAGCCCGGCGAGGTCACCATGAAGCTGCGCGAGGCACTCCTCGACATCCAGCGCGGCATCAGCGAGGACCAGCACGGCTGGATGCACCGGCTGGGCTAG
- a CDS encoding KamA family radical SAM protein, with protein MSSALHPARPARPGSAHPSPRFRAFTPRDLDGLLRRVSLSPAERLDLRAVAAVLPFRTNSYVVDELIDWAAVPDDPLFRLTFPQAEMLPEPDLKQMADLLAQDAPKADVLRAAHEIRMRLNPHPSGQLDANVPVHEGRRLTGLQHKYPETVLIFPRQGQTCHAYCTYCFRWPQFVGESDLRIATDDIAATSAYLRAHPEVTSTLITGGDPMVMSTEVLRRYVEPLLEIESVRSIRVGTKSLAFWPHRFLTDRDADDVLRLFEKVVASGRHLALMAHFTHPQELRPPVVREAMRRVRDTGAVIRCQGPLVRGINDSAEAWAGLWNETTALGAVPYYLFVERDTGPQGYFGVPLARGHQIFRDAYAQVSGLARTVRGPVMSAMPGKVCVDGVTEVAGEKVFVLHLIQARDPDLVGRPFFAAYDENATWFSDLKPAFGASRFLPGLDAG; from the coding sequence ATGAGTTCAGCGCTCCACCCCGCTCGGCCCGCGAGACCCGGCTCCGCGCACCCGAGCCCTCGCTTCCGCGCCTTCACGCCCCGTGACCTGGACGGCCTGCTGCGGCGCGTGTCCCTGTCGCCCGCCGAGCGACTGGACCTGCGCGCCGTGGCGGCCGTCCTGCCGTTCCGTACGAACAGTTACGTGGTCGACGAGTTGATCGACTGGGCGGCCGTGCCCGACGACCCGCTCTTCCGGCTGACGTTCCCGCAGGCCGAGATGCTGCCCGAGCCCGACCTCAAGCAGATGGCGGACCTGCTCGCGCAGGACGCCCCGAAGGCCGACGTGCTGCGCGCGGCCCACGAGATCCGGATGAGGCTCAACCCGCATCCCTCCGGCCAGCTCGACGCCAACGTCCCCGTCCACGAGGGGCGGCGTCTCACCGGCCTCCAGCACAAGTACCCGGAAACGGTGCTGATCTTCCCGCGCCAGGGCCAGACCTGCCACGCCTACTGCACGTACTGCTTCCGCTGGCCCCAGTTCGTCGGCGAGTCCGACCTGCGCATCGCCACCGACGACATCGCCGCCACCTCCGCCTATCTGCGCGCCCACCCGGAGGTCACCAGCACGCTCATCACGGGCGGCGACCCGATGGTGATGAGCACCGAGGTGCTGCGCCGCTACGTCGAGCCGCTGCTGGAGATCGAGTCCGTCCGGTCGATCCGGGTCGGCACCAAGTCGCTCGCCTTCTGGCCCCACCGCTTCCTCACCGACCGTGACGCCGACGACGTGCTGCGCCTGTTCGAGAAGGTGGTCGCGAGCGGCCGCCACCTCGCGCTGATGGCCCACTTCACCCATCCCCAGGAGCTGCGGCCCCCGGTGGTGCGGGAGGCGATGCGCCGGGTGCGGGACACGGGTGCCGTGATCCGCTGCCAGGGGCCACTGGTCAGGGGCATCAACGACAGCGCCGAGGCGTGGGCCGGGCTGTGGAACGAGACGACCGCGCTGGGGGCGGTGCCGTACTACCTGTTCGTGGAGCGGGACACCGGCCCCCAGGGCTACTTCGGGGTGCCGCTCGCCCGCGGTCACCAGATCTTCCGCGACGCCTACGCCCAGGTGTCCGGCCTCGCGCGGACCGTGCGCGGCCCGGTCATGTCGGCGATGCCGGGCAAGGTGTGCGTGGACGGGGTCACGGAGGTGGCCGGCGAGAAGGTCTTCGTGCTCCACCTCATCCAGGCCCGCGACCCGGACCTGGTGGGCCGCCCGTTCTTCGCCGCGTACGACGAGAACGCCACCTGGTTCAGCGACCTCAAGCCCGCCTTCGGCGCGAGCCGGTTCCTGCCCGGCCTGGATGCGGGCTGA
- a CDS encoding cytosine permease encodes MPIEQRGVDTIPDEERTSGPRDLVSILLGSNLCLGVIIFGWLPPSFGLDWWSSVSSIVAGTVIGTALTAPLALVSLRTATNLSTSSGAQFGVRGRLVGSVVGLLLALGYTALTVWIGGDVMIGVLHRLFGLPVDGLAYAVVYALLAAATVAGAVYGYRVLLAMSRVLAVGMTALLALGVLAYAPHFTTAALPEAGGYLLGSFWPTWLLAAVAAGLSGPIAFITLLGDYTRYISPSRHSSRTVLHATWLGLIAGLLVPQLFGTFTAYAARAALDYAGPLVSASPAWYLVPLLLAASAGSVGNAGLMLYSMGLDLDAILPRASRARATLTVAVVATVCVFVGHYAWNAQSAMTSFVLLLTAIGTPWAVITLIGFARSRGSYDPDALQVFNRRSRGGIYWYRAGWNVRATVSWVLGATVGLLAVSLPSYEGPLLSLTGGVDCSFVLSGLVGGVAYLALSLSPASGTSGSESAQEGISVAAGPRS; translated from the coding sequence ATGCCGATAGAACAGCGCGGAGTCGACACCATCCCCGACGAGGAGCGGACCAGCGGTCCGCGCGACCTCGTCTCGATCCTGCTCGGCTCCAACCTCTGTCTCGGCGTGATCATCTTCGGCTGGCTGCCGCCGTCCTTCGGGCTCGACTGGTGGTCCTCGGTGAGCTCGATCGTGGCCGGCACGGTGATCGGCACGGCGCTCACCGCTCCCCTGGCGCTGGTCTCGCTGCGCACGGCCACCAACCTCTCCACCTCCTCCGGCGCCCAGTTCGGGGTGCGCGGGCGGCTGGTCGGCTCGGTCGTCGGGCTGCTGCTCGCCCTCGGCTACACCGCGCTGACCGTGTGGATCGGCGGCGATGTGATGATCGGCGTCCTGCACCGGCTGTTCGGACTGCCGGTGGACGGCCTCGCCTACGCCGTCGTGTACGCGCTCCTCGCCGCCGCCACCGTCGCGGGCGCGGTCTACGGCTACCGGGTGCTGCTCGCCATGTCCCGTGTCCTCGCGGTGGGCATGACCGCGCTGCTCGCCCTCGGCGTCCTCGCGTACGCGCCGCACTTCACCACCGCCGCGCTCCCCGAGGCGGGCGGCTACCTGCTCGGCTCGTTCTGGCCGACCTGGCTGCTGGCGGCGGTCGCGGCGGGGCTGTCCGGGCCCATCGCGTTCATCACCCTGCTCGGTGACTACACCCGGTACATCTCCCCGTCCCGGCACTCCTCGCGCACGGTCCTGCACGCCACCTGGCTGGGACTGATCGCCGGCCTGCTCGTCCCCCAGCTCTTCGGGACCTTCACGGCGTACGCGGCCCGCGCCGCCCTCGACTACGCGGGACCGCTGGTCTCCGCCTCCCCCGCCTGGTACCTGGTCCCGCTCCTGCTCGCCGCCTCCGCGGGCTCGGTCGGCAACGCGGGACTGATGCTGTACTCGATGGGCCTGGACCTGGACGCGATCCTGCCGCGGGCCTCACGCGCCCGGGCCACCCTCACGGTCGCCGTCGTCGCCACCGTCTGTGTCTTCGTCGGCCACTACGCCTGGAACGCGCAGTCCGCGATGACGTCCTTCGTCCTTCTCCTGACGGCCATCGGCACCCCGTGGGCGGTCATCACCCTCATCGGCTTCGCCCGCAGCCGCGGAAGCTACGACCCGGACGCCCTCCAGGTCTTCAACCGCCGCTCCCGGGGCGGGATCTACTGGTACCGCGCCGGCTGGAACGTCCGGGCGACGGTCTCCTGGGTCCTCGGCGCCACCGTCGGCCTGCTCGCCGTGTCCCTGCCCTCCTACGAGGGACCACTCCTGTCCCTCACCGGCGGGGTGGACTGCAGCTTCGTCCTGTCGGGACTGGTCGGTGGGGTCGCGTACCTGGCGCTGTCCCTGAGCCCGGCCTCCGGGACGAGCGGCTCGGAGTCCGCTCAGGAGGGGATCAGCGTTGCAGCGGGCCCACGGAGCTGA
- the ureA gene encoding urease subunit gamma, whose translation MRLTPTERDRLLLFGAAELARARRARGLRLNVPEATALIADTVCEAARDGRRLAEAIEAARSVLGPDDVLPGVADIVTEVHVEAVFDDGSRLAVVSDPLGAGLGEEGPGALLPGPAHTEPEAAVRLTVTNTATVPVSVTSHFHFFEANPRLDFPRATAYGMRLAVPAGSSVRFGPGESAEVGLRPIGGARVAIGFAGLVDGPLDAPGAREEALRRAAACGYLGADEAEGDER comes from the coding sequence GTGAGACTGACCCCCACGGAACGTGACCGGCTGCTGCTCTTCGGCGCGGCCGAGCTGGCCCGGGCCCGCCGGGCCCGTGGCCTGAGGCTCAACGTCCCCGAGGCGACCGCGCTCATCGCGGACACCGTGTGCGAGGCGGCCCGCGACGGGCGCCGGCTCGCGGAGGCCATCGAGGCGGCCCGCTCCGTGCTCGGCCCGGACGACGTGCTGCCGGGTGTCGCCGACATCGTCACCGAGGTGCACGTCGAGGCCGTCTTCGACGACGGGTCCCGGCTCGCCGTGGTGAGCGACCCCCTCGGCGCGGGACTGGGGGAGGAGGGACCGGGCGCCCTGCTGCCGGGTCCCGCGCACACCGAGCCCGAGGCCGCCGTGCGGCTGACGGTCACCAACACCGCCACCGTGCCCGTCTCCGTCACCTCGCACTTCCACTTCTTCGAGGCCAACCCGCGGCTCGACTTCCCCCGGGCGACGGCCTACGGGATGCGGCTCGCCGTCCCCGCCGGTTCGTCGGTCCGCTTCGGCCCCGGGGAGAGCGCCGAGGTCGGCCTGCGCCCGATCGGCGGAGCGCGGGTCGCGATCGGCTTCGCCGGACTCGTGGACGGTCCGCTGGACGCGCCCGGAGCCCGGGAGGAGGCCCTGCGCAGGGCAGCCGCCTGCGGGTACCTCGGCGCCGACGAAGCCGAAGGGGACGAACGATGA
- a CDS encoding urease subunit alpha: MNPYEYAATHGPRAGDRVRLGDSGLTIRVESDSQRHGDEFLAGFGKTARDGLHLKAAAVRDTCDVVISNVVVIDAAQGIRKVSIGIREGRICSIGRAGNPDTLDGVDVVVGTGTSIVSGEGLIATAGAVDTHVHLLSPRIMEASLASGVTTVIGQEFGPVWGVGVNSPWALRHAFSAFDAWPVNIGFLGRGSSSSDAPLVEALAEGGASGFKVHEDMGAHTRALDTALRVAEEHDVQVALHSDGLNECLSVEDTLRVLDGRTIHAFHIEGCGGGHVPNVLKMAGVPNVIGSSTNPTLPFGRDAVAEHYGMIVSVHDLKTDLPGDAAMARDRIRAGTMGAEDVLHDLGAIGITSSDAQGMGRAGETVRRTFAMAGKMKTEFGAPEDHDNERVLRYIAKLTINPAIAHGLAHEVGSLEVGKLADIVLWRPEFFGAKPQLVLKSGFPAYGVVGDPNAATDTCEPLVLGPQFGAHGATPAEISVAFVAQAALDQGNDRMPTRRRRVAVRGTRGIGPADLRLNSRTGAVDVDQRTGLVTLDGEPLRSEAADSVSLNRLYFL, translated from the coding sequence ATGAATCCGTACGAGTACGCCGCCACCCACGGCCCCCGCGCGGGCGACCGCGTCCGCCTCGGCGACTCGGGGCTGACCATCCGCGTCGAGTCGGACTCCCAGCGACACGGCGACGAGTTCCTCGCCGGCTTCGGCAAGACCGCCCGCGACGGGCTGCACCTCAAGGCCGCCGCCGTCCGCGACACCTGCGACGTCGTGATCAGCAACGTGGTGGTGATCGACGCGGCGCAGGGCATCCGGAAGGTCTCCATCGGCATCCGCGAGGGGCGGATCTGCTCGATCGGCCGGGCCGGGAACCCCGACACCCTCGACGGGGTCGACGTCGTGGTGGGCACGGGCACGTCCATCGTGTCCGGCGAGGGACTGATCGCCACCGCCGGAGCCGTCGACACCCACGTCCACCTGCTGTCGCCGCGCATCATGGAGGCCTCGCTCGCCTCCGGCGTCACCACCGTCATCGGCCAGGAGTTCGGGCCGGTGTGGGGAGTCGGCGTCAACTCGCCCTGGGCGCTGCGCCACGCCTTCTCCGCGTTCGACGCGTGGCCGGTCAACATCGGCTTCCTGGGCCGGGGTTCGTCCTCGTCCGACGCGCCCCTGGTCGAGGCCCTCGCCGAGGGCGGCGCGAGCGGCTTCAAGGTCCACGAGGACATGGGCGCCCACACCCGCGCCCTCGACACCGCGCTGCGCGTCGCCGAGGAGCACGACGTCCAGGTCGCCCTGCACAGCGACGGGCTGAACGAATGCCTCTCGGTCGAGGACACCCTGCGGGTGCTGGACGGCCGGACCATCCACGCCTTCCACATCGAGGGCTGCGGCGGCGGGCACGTCCCGAACGTCCTCAAGATGGCCGGCGTCCCGAACGTCATCGGCTCCTCCACCAACCCCACCCTGCCCTTCGGCCGGGACGCGGTCGCCGAGCACTACGGCATGATCGTCTCCGTCCACGACCTCAAGACCGACCTGCCCGGCGACGCCGCCATGGCGCGCGACCGGATCCGCGCCGGGACCATGGGCGCCGAGGACGTGCTGCACGACCTGGGCGCGATCGGCATCACGTCGTCGGACGCGCAGGGCATGGGCCGCGCGGGCGAGACCGTACGCCGGACCTTCGCGATGGCCGGAAAGATGAAGACCGAGTTCGGCGCCCCGGAGGACCACGACAACGAACGCGTCCTGCGGTACATCGCCAAGCTCACCATCAACCCGGCCATCGCCCACGGGCTCGCGCACGAGGTCGGCTCCCTCGAGGTCGGCAAGCTCGCCGACATCGTGCTGTGGCGCCCCGAGTTCTTCGGCGCCAAGCCGCAACTGGTCCTGAAGTCCGGCTTCCCGGCCTACGGCGTCGTCGGCGACCCGAACGCCGCCACCGACACCTGCGAACCCCTCGTCCTGGGGCCGCAGTTCGGGGCGCACGGTGCGACGCCCGCCGAGATCTCGGTGGCCTTCGTCGCCCAGGCGGCCCTCGACCAGGGCAACGACCGGATGCCGACGCGCCGGCGCAGGGTCGCCGTGCGAGGCACGCGCGGGATCGGCCCCGCCGACCTGCGCCTCAACTCCCGTACGGGAGCCGTCGACGTCGACCAGCGCACCGGCCTGGTCACCCTGGACGGCGAGCCACTGCGCTCCGAGGCCGCCGACTCCGTATCCCTCAACCGCCTCTACTTCCTGTGA
- a CDS encoding agmatine/peptidylarginine deiminase, with protein sequence MTPASDGFRMPAEWDAHERTWMAWPGPNPTFDDPDELARARAAWASVARAVRRFEPVTVVCGQGQSREAAELLGPGVDTVERELDDAWMRDIGPTFLTDGKGGLAAVDWTFNGWGAQEWARWEHDAKIGAYVSDLAGARTYASRLVNEGGAIHVDGEGTVLLTETVQLGPQRNPDWTRERVESEIHAHLGTRKAIWLPRGLTGDYPPYGFGTLGHVDIVAAFARPGVVVAHHQPDPAHPDHEVTKEVIGLLRAQTDARGRPLEVVEVPAPTVLEADGHWADYSYINHYLCNGGVVLCGFDDPRDDTAAGIFRELFPERTVTLVDARTIFAGGGGIHCITQQQPKV encoded by the coding sequence ATGACCCCTGCCTCCGACGGTTTCCGGATGCCCGCCGAGTGGGACGCGCACGAGCGCACCTGGATGGCGTGGCCGGGCCCGAACCCCACCTTCGACGACCCGGACGAGCTCGCGCGGGCGCGGGCCGCCTGGGCGTCGGTGGCGCGCGCGGTCCGCCGCTTCGAACCGGTCACCGTCGTGTGCGGGCAGGGGCAGTCCCGGGAGGCCGCGGAGCTCCTCGGCCCCGGGGTCGACACCGTGGAACGGGAACTCGACGACGCCTGGATGCGTGACATCGGCCCCACCTTCCTCACCGACGGCAAGGGTGGACTGGCCGCCGTGGACTGGACGTTCAACGGCTGGGGCGCCCAGGAGTGGGCTCGCTGGGAGCACGACGCCAAGATCGGCGCGTACGTCTCGGACCTCGCGGGCGCCAGGACGTACGCCTCGCGGCTGGTCAACGAGGGCGGCGCGATCCACGTGGACGGCGAGGGGACCGTCCTGCTCACCGAGACCGTCCAACTGGGCCCGCAGCGCAACCCGGACTGGACGCGCGAGCGGGTCGAGTCGGAGATCCACGCCCACCTCGGCACCCGCAAGGCGATCTGGCTGCCGCGCGGACTGACCGGCGACTACCCCCCGTACGGCTTCGGCACGCTCGGGCACGTCGACATCGTGGCCGCCTTCGCCCGCCCCGGAGTCGTCGTCGCGCACCACCAGCCGGATCCCGCGCACCCCGACCACGAGGTGACGAAGGAGGTCATCGGGCTGCTGAGGGCGCAGACCGACGCGCGCGGGCGCCCCCTGGAGGTCGTCGAGGTCCCGGCACCGACGGTCCTGGAGGCCGACGGGCACTGGGCGGACTACTCCTACATCAACCACTACCTCTGCAACGGCGGTGTCGTGCTGTGCGGCTTCGACGACCCGCGTGACGACACCGCGGCCGGGATCTTCCGCGAACTGTTCCCCGAGCGGACGGTGACCCTGGTGGACGCCCGTACGATCTTCGCGGGCGGGGGCGGTATCCACTGCATCACCCAGCAGCAGCCGAAGGTCTGA
- a CDS encoding TetR/AcrR family transcriptional regulator: protein MGMIAERGLEKLTMAALGREVGMSSGHLLYYFRSKDELLLQTLEWSEGRLGAERGRLLAARGTARGRLDAYVALYVPDGHRDPHWTLWLEVWNHSQNAGEDARERQVAIEGAWHRDLVALIAEGVSRGEFRQVDPDRFAARLRALLDGFSIHVAIGLRGTDRERTLGHVKEFLDASLG from the coding sequence ATGGGCATGATCGCCGAGCGCGGCCTGGAGAAGCTCACCATGGCGGCGCTCGGCCGCGAGGTCGGGATGAGCAGCGGCCACCTCCTCTACTACTTCCGCTCCAAGGACGAACTGCTGCTCCAGACGCTGGAGTGGAGCGAGGGCCGGCTCGGTGCCGAGCGCGGCCGGCTGCTCGCCGCGCGGGGCACCGCCCGCGGCCGCCTGGACGCGTACGTCGCCCTGTACGTCCCCGACGGCCACCGCGACCCCCACTGGACGCTCTGGCTGGAGGTCTGGAACCACTCGCAGAACGCCGGCGAGGACGCCCGTGAGCGGCAGGTCGCCATCGAAGGGGCCTGGCACCGGGACCTGGTGGCGCTGATCGCCGAGGGTGTCTCGCGGGGCGAATTCCGGCAGGTCGACCCGGACCGCTTCGCCGCGCGGCTGCGGGCCCTGCTCGACGGCTTCTCCATCCACGTGGCGATCGGGCTGCGCGGCACCGACCGGGAGCGGACCCTCGGCCACGTGAAGGAGTTCCTGGACGCATCGCTCGGCTGA
- the cimA gene encoding citramalate synthase: MTETSELDDSFHVFDTTLRDGAQREGINLTVADKLAIARHLDDFGVGFIEGGWPGANPRDTEFFARARQEIDFKHAQLVAFGATRRAGAKASEDQQVKALLDSGAPVITLVAKSHDRHVELALRTTLDENLEMVRDTVSYLCSQGRRVFVDCEHFFDGYRANPAYAKAVVRAASEAGADVVVLCDTNGGMLPAQVQAVVATVLADTGARLGMHAQDDTGCAVANTLAAVDAGATHVQCTANGYGERVGNSNLFPVVAALELKYGKRVLPEGALREMTRISHAIAEVVNLTPSTHQPYVGVSAFAHKAGLHASAIKVDPDLYQHIDPEQVGNTMRMLVSDMAGRASIELKGKELGIDLGGDRELVGRVVERVKERELRGYTYEAADASFELLLRAEAEGRARTYFEVESWRAIVEDRPDGTHANEATVKLFAKGERIVATAEGNGPVNALDRALRVALEKIYPQLATLELVDYKVRILEGKHGTSSTTRVLISTSDGAGEWSTVGVGENVIAASWQALEDACTYGLLRAGVEPAA, translated from the coding sequence ATGACCGAAACCAGCGAGCTCGACGATTCGTTCCACGTCTTCGACACGACCCTGCGCGACGGCGCGCAGCGTGAGGGCATCAACCTCACCGTGGCGGACAAGCTGGCCATCGCACGGCACCTGGACGACTTCGGGGTGGGCTTCATCGAGGGCGGCTGGCCCGGCGCCAACCCGCGGGACACCGAGTTCTTCGCCCGCGCCCGGCAGGAGATCGACTTCAAGCACGCCCAGCTCGTGGCCTTCGGCGCCACCCGCCGGGCGGGAGCGAAGGCGAGCGAGGACCAGCAGGTCAAGGCGCTGCTGGACTCCGGTGCCCCGGTGATCACGCTGGTGGCCAAGTCCCACGACCGCCATGTCGAGCTCGCGCTGCGCACGACCCTGGACGAGAACCTGGAGATGGTCCGCGACACCGTCTCCTACCTGTGCTCGCAGGGCCGGCGCGTCTTCGTCGACTGCGAGCACTTCTTCGACGGCTACCGCGCGAACCCCGCGTACGCGAAGGCGGTCGTCCGGGCCGCCTCCGAGGCGGGCGCCGACGTGGTCGTGCTCTGCGACACCAACGGCGGCATGCTCCCGGCCCAGGTCCAGGCGGTCGTCGCCACCGTCCTCGCCGACACCGGGGCCCGGCTCGGCATGCACGCCCAGGACGACACGGGCTGCGCGGTGGCCAACACGCTGGCCGCCGTCGACGCGGGCGCGACGCACGTGCAGTGCACGGCGAACGGCTACGGCGAGCGGGTCGGCAACTCGAACCTGTTCCCGGTGGTGGCGGCCCTGGAGCTGAAGTACGGCAAGCGGGTGCTGCCCGAGGGCGCGCTGCGGGAGATGACGAGGATCTCGCACGCGATCGCGGAGGTGGTCAACCTGACGCCTTCGACGCACCAGCCCTATGTGGGTGTTTCCGCGTTCGCGCACAAGGCCGGTCTGCACGCTTCGGCGATCAAGGTCGACCCGGACCTCTACCAGCACATCGACCCCGAGCAGGTCGGCAACACCATGCGGATGCTGGTCTCCGACATGGCGGGCCGCGCGTCGATCGAACTCAAGGGCAAGGAACTCGGCATCGACCTCGGTGGCGACCGCGAACTGGTGGGCCGGGTCGTCGAGCGGGTCAAGGAACGCGAGCTCAGGGGCTATACGTACGAGGCGGCCGACGCGTCCTTCGAGCTCCTGCTGCGCGCGGAGGCCGAGGGCAGGGCCCGCACGTACTTCGAGGTCGAGTCCTGGCGGGCCATCGTCGAGGACCGCCCCGACGGCACCCACGCCAACGAGGCCACGGTCAAGCTCTTCGCCAAGGGCGAGCGCATCGTCGCCACCGCCGAGGGCAACGGTCCCGTCAACGCCCTCGACCGCGCGCTGCGGGTCGCGCTCGAGAAGATCTACCCCCAGCTCGCCACGCTGGAACTCGTCGACTACAAGGTGCGCATCCTGGAGGGCAAGCACGGCACGTCCTCCACGACCCGTGTGCTCATCTCCACCTCCGACGGCGCGGGCGAGTGGTCCACGGTCGGCGTCGGGGAGAACGTCATCGCCGCGTCCTGGCAGGCACTGGAGGACGCGTGCACCTACGGTCTGCTGCGGGCGGGTGTGGAACCGGCCGCGTAG